The proteins below are encoded in one region of Levilactobacillus namurensis:
- a CDS encoding MFS transporter, with translation MKTQEATESPKWQADVTNEQQPKIPMSVGIAVSIGVLLWLGPFNGVSSILNPAKLANIMGGAGAKVNNFLALLGTIGAIVSTITTIIIGALSDRTRSRWGRRTPWIVVGSFLTAAVMVGLGMINTVQQLPVFIALWCGIQTFINMIVAPLLAVIADQVAPQHRGTISSIYAIGFVIGQYGGPVVGGRFLSNSNPGLVNTGYFVFALLILLSGPIAAILLKEKSSLNMPKERLDLSGFVKAFVFPIHKVRNFYLALFGKMMITIATTAFATYQVFFLTSGMSLGSTESGKYISLMGTATMVTAIIFSSTAGPVSDKLKTRKWVVAFAALLIASGTVLPFLFKSPTTMILYGVIAGTGSGIFSSVDQALNLEVLPDPETAAKDLGILNFANTGAQILAPVLGALLFSMVGEHYLPILPFLSVIALVGAGLVLMINEHKTV, from the coding sequence ATGAAGACTCAAGAAGCTACTGAATCTCCAAAGTGGCAAGCAGATGTAACCAATGAACAGCAGCCTAAGATTCCAATGTCTGTGGGAATTGCGGTATCAATCGGGGTATTACTGTGGTTAGGACCGTTTAATGGTGTTAGTTCGATCTTGAATCCAGCAAAATTGGCTAATATCATGGGAGGTGCTGGGGCAAAAGTTAATAATTTCTTGGCACTCTTAGGAACAATTGGTGCGATTGTATCAACTATTACGACAATTATTATTGGAGCGCTATCAGACCGAACTCGCTCACGGTGGGGACGAAGAACACCATGGATTGTGGTAGGTTCTTTCTTGACGGCTGCCGTAATGGTAGGGTTAGGTATGATAAATACAGTGCAACAGTTACCAGTTTTTATTGCGTTGTGGTGTGGAATTCAGACCTTCATTAATATGATTGTTGCCCCATTATTGGCAGTTATTGCAGATCAGGTTGCACCCCAACATCGTGGAACTATTTCGTCCATTTATGCCATTGGATTTGTTATTGGACAGTACGGTGGTCCAGTAGTAGGGGGTCGATTTTTAAGTAACAGCAACCCCGGGCTAGTTAATACGGGGTACTTTGTATTTGCTCTGCTGATTCTTCTTTCGGGTCCAATTGCGGCCATTTTACTTAAAGAAAAATCAAGTCTTAATATGCCTAAGGAACGTTTAGATTTAAGTGGATTTGTTAAGGCCTTTGTATTTCCTATTCACAAGGTACGTAATTTCTACCTAGCGTTGTTTGGCAAGATGATGATTACGATTGCTACTACGGCTTTCGCCACATACCAAGTTTTCTTCTTGACCAGTGGGATGAGTTTAGGAAGTACTGAGTCGGGAAAGTATATTTCTTTAATGGGAACGGCGACAATGGTCACAGCAATTATCTTTTCTTCAACAGCAGGTCCAGTTTCGGATAAGCTGAAGACCCGTAAATGGGTAGTTGCTTTTGCAGCGTTACTTATTGCTTCTGGAACGGTACTACCATTTTTGTTTAAATCACCAACAACTATGATTTTGTATGGTGTTATCGCGGGTACGGGATCAGGAATCTTCAGTTCGGTTGATCAAGCTTTAAACTTGGAAGTTTTACCTGATCCGGAAACTGCGGCTAAGGATTTAGGGATTTTGAACTTTGCGAATACTGGTGCTCAAATTTTAGCGCCAGTACTGGGCGCATTGCTATTTAGTATGGTAGGAGAACATTATTTACCAATCTTACCGTTCCTTTCGGTCATTGCTCTTGTGGGAGCAGGTTTGGTACTTATGATTAATGAACATAAGACGGTTTAG
- a CDS encoding AraC family transcriptional regulator yields the protein MPKLLENAHRLPVINWNYTFFGAHLQDVAENWSWPKEKHAAFELIYVIKGIEGIDYGVYSDRLKQGDFAIISPGTQHRVWSIQHLTYFCFHFDLDEPTFEEHLIANSKVVYHKDEKVNKIVTPQFQQMISLISPKNLETYNFIDKMKIQILLSDIILSLYKGIELPYHPGNISTMQYAKMIRVHIKKSLRQQVDQAINDPKQAIQLHSSSLISDICQQLNLSVGYASKIFKKYYGSSPKSYLSDIKKEIAQQLLLKPQFDINQISQLLGYKNPANFSRQFKIWTGMSPRQFRIRKVSHFVDQRLFSENFPTFPKDKMNDSQFKKDFWNSI from the coding sequence ATGCCAAAACTTTTAGAAAACGCTCATCGTCTCCCGGTCATCAACTGGAATTACACTTTTTTTGGTGCTCATCTCCAAGATGTAGCCGAAAATTGGTCGTGGCCTAAAGAAAAGCATGCCGCTTTCGAGCTTATCTATGTCATAAAAGGAATTGAAGGTATCGACTACGGCGTATACTCTGATCGGCTTAAACAAGGTGATTTTGCAATTATTTCGCCTGGTACCCAGCATAGAGTATGGAGCATTCAACATTTAACTTACTTTTGCTTCCACTTTGATCTCGATGAACCAACTTTCGAAGAACATCTTATTGCCAACTCTAAAGTTGTTTATCATAAAGACGAAAAAGTAAACAAGATTGTCACTCCTCAATTTCAACAGATGATTAGCTTAATCTCACCAAAAAATTTAGAAACTTATAACTTTATAGACAAAATGAAAATTCAAATTCTTTTATCTGATATTATTTTGAGCCTCTATAAAGGGATTGAACTTCCCTATCATCCCGGAAACATCTCAACCATGCAGTACGCTAAAATGATTCGTGTTCATATAAAAAAATCATTGCGTCAACAGGTTGATCAAGCTATCAATGATCCAAAGCAAGCTATTCAACTGCACAGTTCGAGTCTCATCTCTGATATCTGTCAACAATTAAATCTCAGTGTAGGATATGCATCCAAAATCTTTAAAAAATACTACGGAAGCTCGCCTAAGTCCTATTTATCAGATATTAAAAAAGAAATCGCCCAACAACTACTGTTGAAGCCCCAATTTGACATTAACCAAATTAGCCAATTACTGGGTTATAAAAATCCAGCAAATTTTAGCAGACAGTTTAAAATATGGACAGGTATGTCTCCACGTCAATTTAGGATTCGCAAGGTTAGTCATTTCGTTGATCAACGACTATTTAGTGAGAACTTCCCTACATTTCCAAAAGATAAAATGAACGATTCACAGTTTAAAAAGGATTTTTGGAATAGCATCTAA